The following proteins are encoded in a genomic region of Mycoplasmopsis columbinasalis:
- a CDS encoding OppA family ABC transporter substrate-binding lipoprotein has protein sequence MKKRNLLKSLVPLSTISVLSAVVAVSCGKAGANFPTSTENLGSWDETSSNSEFALNQANTFRADLNVTNFGSTGDYDLYSYYGSNSVNDYAKNATDYFVHKEYIGNPQFITRSTGSGASLELKYLVTRPSYSRYKLSLASAIVLNFDDGKGNKTTKVYDNDRAEIFNESEYKKSFEFIDAQGNKTTEDYWEFVEAQLTSDDPRSINNAQFRKDLKNKDLVNVQFVIRDDVKYVDVEGKWTNYKDQDNNGYKLQAEDIYNSLLLTFFSDTAARHKQGGNAFADELWRKLFASGASKKCSPTSHFPNAYVWKLYTADFNALLDRDQTLQNLSDDAQTKLKTTNDYKVKVGSPVVAKWTEAKELTNLENVLKNKVFTINVLEENRNQEDQRKFPRFDQLIDFLRLDTSLQPLPTNYVNDVNTVLARVIDKIFEGQTSEQVQVWKADFVKIEEEIQEASDVVKAAQKEHAIAKAKKAEIDADPKQTQAAKDAAEAKEKAAGTKVDNAIEALQKKQAVYEAKIKEFATWLNAKKSVLAQDLAILDQNINNYQGKKLSEIIPTGHNRNYLADFLLQMSFLDRESNAWKTGVYWLGTGSASSYVVGHYYKAPFDAANAIGSYYINQHYWEKDFVNNPNALQTINVYYRKSQADNPVKFSHDQFELFKDGKVSQLQYGTLSENDKKELEKNYSVTIRPNQIVNQENVLYRVARPLFFTFDSKKWGGLNGTKEFEFSDAYSLLMYGKTKKELVEQQVPSPTFFAGLGLAFRSVLKTSVNWYTLASNFSKQTRESFFPAMPADAYLYAEDDQYGTLNENKAEVNSLFVIDAQGNKVKLQVGNEFLDEISYEKMKAYALSKSTIEDKKYSPVAQQLKVVMKGILDKFFEENPTLKGQKIELKLESLIGTYSEELKESMRLLKTVFESLDSRIQVTLNLTNADTDQQWEERIDRVAYGGLANIYLGWNPDTDNVFSAVDGLSWEYGLAPALTYIYQITKGELKDDSKYDFERKVLENFPKIVATAEEFVQYLRDSYEGGDKAKTWLFEGVPVDKLHLIDTPYLKGEGFNKQFVQNDAGLYVQKADNPALTNEDGRDAFYTISANFWAQYPLNKKKEYLLGFFKEFSTFFSNGSDPTSQSLKTIGSFNKVVISTKYLVPFTKNSSFANWADWRINTPEEKDEAAQEANK, from the coding sequence ATGAAAAAAAGAAATTTACTTAAATCTTTAGTTCCGCTTTCAACCATAAGTGTACTTTCAGCCGTTGTGGCAGTTTCTTGTGGGAAAGCGGGAGCTAATTTTCCAACTTCTACCGAAAATTTAGGCAGCTGAGATGAAACATCAAGCAATTCAGAATTTGCTTTGAATCAAGCAAATACTTTTCGTGCAGACCTTAATGTTACAAACTTTGGAAGCACAGGCGACTATGATTTGTATTCTTACTACGGTAGCAATTCTGTAAATGATTATGCAAAAAATGCAACCGACTATTTTGTACATAAAGAATACATTGGTAACCCACAATTCATTACCAGAAGCACAGGCTCGGGTGCATCTCTTGAATTGAAATATCTTGTTACTCGTCCATCTTACTCAAGATACAAATTATCATTGGCAAGCGCAATTGTTCTTAACTTCGATGATGGAAAAGGCAACAAAACAACAAAAGTTTATGACAACGACCGTGCCGAGATTTTCAACGAGAGCGAATATAAGAAATCATTTGAATTCATTGATGCTCAAGGTAATAAAACAACAGAAGATTATTGAGAATTTGTTGAAGCACAATTAACTTCTGATGACCCACGTTCAATTAACAATGCACAATTCAGGAAAGATTTAAAAAATAAAGATCTTGTTAATGTTCAATTTGTCATTCGCGATGATGTTAAATACGTAGACGTGGAAGGAAAATGAACCAATTATAAAGATCAAGATAATAATGGTTACAAGCTACAAGCAGAAGACATTTACAATTCTTTACTACTAACATTCTTTAGCGATACTGCCGCAAGACATAAACAAGGTGGTAATGCTTTTGCTGACGAGCTTTGACGTAAATTGTTTGCAAGCGGTGCAAGCAAGAAGTGTTCTCCAACTAGCCACTTTCCAAATGCTTACGTTTGAAAACTTTATACCGCTGACTTTAACGCTTTACTTGACAGAGACCAAACACTGCAAAATTTAAGTGATGATGCCCAAACAAAACTCAAAACTACTAACGATTATAAAGTGAAAGTAGGATCTCCAGTAGTAGCGAAATGAACAGAAGCCAAAGAACTAACTAACTTAGAAAATGTACTTAAAAACAAAGTATTTACCATTAATGTACTTGAGGAAAATCGAAATCAAGAGGACCAACGTAAATTTCCACGTTTCGACCAATTGATTGACTTTTTACGTTTAGACACTTCTTTACAACCTCTGCCAACAAATTATGTAAATGATGTTAACACTGTTCTTGCGAGAGTAATTGATAAAATTTTTGAAGGTCAAACTTCAGAACAAGTACAAGTGTGAAAAGCTGACTTTGTAAAGATTGAAGAAGAAATTCAAGAAGCAAGCGACGTAGTTAAAGCAGCACAAAAAGAACATGCCATCGCGAAAGCTAAAAAAGCGGAAATAGATGCTGATCCTAAACAAACACAAGCTGCTAAAGATGCTGCAGAAGCAAAAGAAAAAGCAGCAGGGACTAAAGTTGACAATGCTATAGAAGCTTTGCAGAAGAAACAAGCTGTTTATGAGGCTAAAATTAAGGAATTCGCAACATGATTGAATGCTAAAAAATCAGTTTTAGCTCAAGACCTTGCAATTCTTGATCAAAATATTAATAACTATCAAGGCAAAAAGTTAAGTGAAATTATACCTACAGGTCATAACCGTAACTATTTAGCAGACTTTTTACTTCAAATGTCATTTCTTGATCGTGAATCAAACGCTTGAAAGACAGGTGTGTATTGATTAGGAACAGGTAGTGCTAGTTCATATGTAGTGGGACACTACTACAAAGCGCCTTTTGATGCAGCAAATGCAATTGGTTCTTACTACATTAATCAACATTACTGAGAAAAAGATTTTGTTAATAATCCAAATGCATTGCAAACCATTAATGTTTATTACAGAAAATCACAAGCTGACAATCCAGTAAAATTTAGTCACGACCAATTTGAATTATTCAAAGATGGCAAAGTTTCGCAACTTCAATATGGAACTTTATCAGAAAATGATAAGAAAGAATTAGAAAAGAATTACTCAGTTACTATCAGACCAAACCAAATAGTAAATCAAGAAAATGTTTTATATAGAGTTGCTAGACCGCTATTCTTTACCTTTGATTCAAAAAAATGAGGTGGACTTAACGGCACAAAAGAATTTGAATTTAGTGATGCATATTCTCTATTGATGTACGGAAAAACCAAAAAAGAATTAGTTGAACAACAAGTTCCGTCTCCAACGTTTTTTGCAGGTTTAGGTCTTGCCTTTAGGTCAGTTTTAAAAACTTCTGTGAACTGATATACTTTAGCAAGCAATTTTTCAAAACAAACTCGCGAATCATTTTTCCCTGCTATGCCTGCCGATGCTTATTTATATGCAGAGGACGATCAATATGGCACCCTTAATGAGAACAAAGCAGAAGTGAATAGTCTTTTTGTCATCGATGCTCAGGGTAACAAAGTTAAATTGCAAGTTGGTAATGAATTTCTTGATGAAATTTCTTATGAAAAAATGAAGGCTTATGCATTAAGTAAATCTACCATCGAAGATAAAAAATATTCACCGGTTGCACAACAATTAAAAGTGGTGATGAAGGGAATTCTTGATAAATTCTTCGAAGAAAACCCAACACTTAAGGGACAAAAAATCGAACTTAAGTTAGAAAGCCTTATCGGTACTTATAGTGAAGAACTAAAAGAATCAATGAGATTACTTAAAACTGTTTTTGAAAGCTTGGATAGCAGAATTCAAGTTACACTTAATCTTACAAATGCTGACACCGACCAACAGTGAGAAGAAAGAATAGATAGAGTTGCTTATGGTGGTTTGGCCAACATTTATCTTGGCTGAAATCCTGACACTGATAATGTATTTTCGGCAGTTGATGGTTTGTCATGAGAATATGGTTTGGCACCAGCATTGACATACATCTATCAAATTACTAAGGGCGAATTAAAAGATGATTCAAAATATGATTTTGAAAGAAAAGTTTTAGAGAACTTTCCAAAAATTGTTGCGACTGCTGAAGAGTTTGTTCAATATTTAAGAGACAGCTACGAAGGCGGTGACAAAGCGAAAACTTGACTTTTCGAGGGTGTGCCTGTTGATAAATTACATTTAATTGACACTCCATATTTGAAAGGCGAAGGTTTTAACAAACAATTTGTGCAAAATGATGCTGGCCTTTATGTTCAAAAAGCAGACAATCCAGCATTAACAAATGAGGATGGCAGAGACGCTTTTTATACCATTTCAGCTAACTTCTGAGCACAATACCCACTTAATAAAAAGAAAGAATACTTGCTTGGGTTCTTTAAAGAATTTTCAACCTTTTTCAGCAATGGTAGTGATCCAACTTCGCAATCTCTTAAAACCATTGGTTCATTCAACAAAGTTGTTATTTCAACCAAATACTTAGTACCATTTACTAAGAATTCAAGTTTTGCTAATTGAGCAGACTGAAGAATTAATACTCCTGAAGAAAAAGACGAAGCTGCTCAAGAAGCAAATAAATAA
- the rlmD gene encoding 23S rRNA (uracil(1939)-C(5))-methyltransferase RlmD, which translates to MKIKQGQVLVDVTTDEFTYEGYGAIRSEDFVIFVDGLLPGELADIRIEQTYAKKAFGKILKIKKSSPDRVRSFDDQLVQSGVAPLAILNYESQLQFKEAVVQKLVERNLNFYNLEKIQPSRQIFNYRNKVKVFYQKHKDSYIFGNHLKFTNKIAQLSNLALAHQEINNLFVFFWNLIKEQNYDIGSSGEIILRYSASFDQLVLVIITSKQIIMDPTLILQLQKQFPNLIQVHLVIKTKTSTKTKTLVNKDKFTNKILDLTCVANWNTFLQINEDVTSQIYQELSKQMHFEKLDHVLDAFCGVGTIGLTFAKQVGSVKGVEVVPEAVENALFNARLNYLQNADFKLGDANSTILHPKLNKVVLDPPREGVAQNFLTKIATQQITRIGYISCNPHTFVRDAKFLLTKGYKLVYLKPFDMFPQTHHIELLGVFELANGKE; encoded by the coding sequence ATGAAAATCAAACAAGGACAAGTTTTAGTCGATGTTACGACTGATGAATTTACTTATGAAGGCTATGGTGCAATTCGTAGCGAAGATTTTGTTATTTTTGTTGATGGACTTTTACCGGGTGAGCTAGCAGATATTAGAATCGAACAAACATATGCCAAAAAAGCCTTTGGCAAAATTTTAAAAATCAAAAAATCTTCGCCAGATCGAGTAAGAAGTTTTGATGATCAGCTAGTGCAAAGTGGAGTTGCGCCGCTTGCGATTTTAAATTATGAAAGTCAACTTCAATTTAAAGAAGCAGTAGTACAAAAACTTGTTGAACGCAATTTAAATTTTTATAATCTCGAAAAAATTCAGCCGAGTAGACAAATTTTTAATTATCGTAATAAAGTGAAAGTTTTTTACCAAAAGCACAAAGATAGTTATATCTTTGGCAATCATCTTAAGTTTACTAACAAAATCGCACAATTATCTAATTTAGCTCTAGCTCATCAAGAGATCAATAATTTGTTCGTTTTCTTTTGAAACTTAATTAAAGAACAGAACTATGATATAGGTTCAAGCGGCGAAATTATACTTAGATATTCAGCATCTTTTGACCAATTAGTCTTAGTTATAATCACGTCTAAACAAATCATTATGGATCCAACTTTAATCTTACAGTTGCAAAAACAATTTCCCAATTTGATTCAAGTTCATTTAGTAATCAAAACAAAAACTAGCACTAAAACAAAAACCTTAGTCAATAAAGATAAATTTACAAACAAAATTTTAGACTTAACTTGTGTGGCCAATTGAAATACCTTTTTACAAATAAACGAAGATGTGACCTCGCAAATTTATCAAGAATTAAGTAAACAGATGCATTTTGAAAAGCTCGATCACGTGTTAGATGCTTTTTGTGGTGTCGGCACCATTGGTTTAACTTTTGCTAAGCAAGTTGGAAGTGTTAAAGGTGTTGAAGTTGTGCCGGAAGCAGTCGAAAATGCACTTTTTAATGCACGACTAAACTATTTACAAAATGCAGATTTTAAACTTGGAGATGCTAATTCAACAATTCTACATCCAAAGTTAAACAAAGTTGTTTTAGATCCGCCGCGAGAAGGTGTCGCACAAAACTTTTTAACAAAAATTGCTACTCAACAAATTACAAGAATTGGTTATATTAGTTGTAATCCCCATACCTTTGTAAGAGATGCTAAATTTTTACTTACAAAAGGATACAAGTTAGTGTATTTAAAACCTTTTGATATGTTTCCTCAAACTCATCACATCGAATTGTTGGGTGTTTTTGAACTTGCTAATGGAAAAGAATAA
- a CDS encoding signal peptidase II codes for MGHQAAQKQKFSVAFKQYFLRLGQDLKQNPRKYLIRYSIFLGLFAGFLLLDQITKITIFKWNSSHTDGLYVSDHSSAVSWGIIGFRSVGHYGVTLFPQKNNAIVINTVQALSIVLCLVFLTAPLFCKKKTIFVFLAMVMAGAAGNMIDRFAFNGMVKDILYVPFLEKWRGRDAGTFNLADLFIVVGGFGSVLYYGINSILTYNNERKKHAQLQNSETKLSDKIYQHNNNTDVKTNQPIDKKDDSLLDKENNTTSDATVDNSETSN; via the coding sequence ATGGGACATCAAGCTGCCCAAAAACAAAAGTTTAGCGTGGCATTTAAACAGTATTTTCTTCGTTTAGGACAAGATCTTAAGCAAAACCCGCGCAAATATTTAATTCGTTACTCAATCTTTCTTGGCTTATTTGCAGGTTTTTTGTTACTGGATCAAATTACCAAAATCACTATCTTTAAGTGAAATTCGTCACATACCGATGGTTTGTATGTGAGTGATCATAGTTCTGCTGTGAGTTGAGGGATTATTGGCTTTCGTTCGGTTGGACATTATGGCGTAACTTTGTTTCCGCAAAAAAATAATGCCATTGTCATTAATACTGTGCAAGCATTAAGTATCGTTCTTTGTTTAGTTTTTTTAACTGCACCGTTATTTTGCAAAAAGAAAACAATTTTTGTATTTTTAGCAATGGTGATGGCTGGAGCCGCAGGCAATATGATTGATCGTTTCGCTTTCAATGGTATGGTCAAAGATATTTTGTATGTTCCTTTTCTTGAAAAATGACGCGGACGTGACGCAGGAACATTTAACTTAGCTGATCTTTTTATTGTTGTGGGCGGTTTTGGCAGTGTTCTTTACTATGGAATTAACTCAATTCTTACTTACAACAATGAAAGAAAAAAGCACGCTCAACTACAAAATTCTGAAACCAAATTAAGCGACAAAATTTACCAACACAACAATAACACAGATGTAAAAACCAACCAACCAATTGACAAAAAAGATGATTCTTTGCTCGACAAAGAAAATAATACAACATCTGATGCTACTGTTGATAACTCAGAAACTTCAAATTAA
- the ileS gene encoding isoleucine--tRNA ligase: MSNPSEKKDYKNTLNMPVTNFEMRANLVQKEPLFRQEWEKTLLYQKVLASNANQPTFILHDGPPYANGSLHTGHALNKILKDIIVRYKSMNNFYAPFVPGWDTHGMPIEHKMLEQAKLNVKTLTPLEIRQRAAKYALEQVEIQKEQFKQMQLLSDFKKYYITLDNNFVAKQLQLFKKMVVNGLVYKGLKPVYWSPSSQSALAEAEVIYKNVDSPAIFVAFPITQIPANSKVSVGDNLVIWTTTPWTLLANAAVAVGENFKYSRVAFNGKTYIFASELVEKVTTKLGWTNYQVLSELNTLKDLVGVQYTSPLNSLTAPVVLGHHVTLEAGSGLVHIAPLFGEDDFNIGKNNKLVNIMHIEDDGSINQAGGKYAGLNYGQANKVIIDDLQAQGLLLKHSVLNHSYPHDWRTHKPILYRATPQWFVSIEKIRDNILEQLEQVNTYTEWAKKRLHNMIADRHDWTISRQRTWGVPIIIFYDEHKNPVFVEEIFDYVIALITKSGANIWWEKTTDELLPEEYRGRNWTREMDIMDVWFDSGSTSFAVEIDPRAQAPYDLYLEGSDQYRGWFNSSLINSVAYAGVTPYKNLLSHGFVLDEKSEKMSKSKGNTIDPLDIIKKDGADILRLWVANSEYTNDVTLSVNILNQNKEIYRKIRNTIKFLLGNLHQFTYDSKLVRVGVHAYVKAQFEAFKQDVLKAYDEYRFINVIKLINNYVIELSSFYLNVAKDILYVEEVNSPARLMVQTNLYEITDFLIKAIAPILPTTAEDAYRNFNKANKLESVHLKKFAPVSSYDVKLLEQWKEFFDLRDQVNLLLEQSIQGGLIKRTNEAKLVVNTKSEFIKSLNLKQLLMVGLVEFGSKTSIEKFDSLKCARCWNHFTPSQIKDELCPLCHQILFKEAK; encoded by the coding sequence ATGTCAAATCCATCTGAAAAGAAAGATTATAAAAACACACTAAATATGCCCGTAACTAACTTTGAGATGAGAGCAAATTTAGTGCAAAAAGAACCTTTGTTTCGACAAGAATGAGAAAAAACTTTACTTTACCAAAAAGTTTTAGCGTCAAATGCGAACCAACCAACTTTTATTTTGCATGATGGGCCTCCCTATGCTAATGGTAGTTTACACACAGGACATGCTTTAAATAAAATTTTAAAAGACATCATTGTACGTTATAAATCAATGAATAATTTTTATGCACCATTTGTGCCTGGTTGAGATACTCATGGTATGCCAATTGAACACAAAATGCTCGAACAAGCTAAACTTAATGTTAAAACTTTAACACCATTAGAAATACGTCAAAGAGCTGCTAAATATGCTCTTGAACAAGTTGAAATTCAAAAAGAGCAATTCAAACAAATGCAATTGTTGAGTGATTTTAAAAAATACTACATCACCCTAGACAATAATTTTGTTGCTAAACAATTGCAATTGTTTAAGAAAATGGTTGTGAATGGACTTGTGTATAAAGGTTTAAAACCAGTTTATTGATCACCATCTTCACAATCAGCTTTAGCAGAAGCTGAAGTTATTTATAAAAATGTTGATTCGCCAGCAATCTTTGTGGCTTTCCCAATTACACAAATACCTGCAAATTCAAAAGTAAGTGTGGGCGATAATTTAGTCATTTGAACTACCACACCATGAACTTTACTTGCCAATGCTGCCGTAGCTGTGGGTGAAAACTTTAAATATTCACGTGTTGCCTTCAATGGCAAAACCTACATTTTTGCGAGTGAATTAGTTGAAAAAGTAACTACAAAGTTGGGCTGAACTAACTACCAAGTGCTTAGTGAACTTAACACTTTAAAAGATCTTGTGGGTGTGCAGTACACAAGCCCTTTGAATAGTTTAACTGCGCCAGTAGTACTTGGGCACCACGTTACACTCGAGGCTGGTTCTGGGCTTGTTCACATTGCGCCTTTATTTGGTGAAGACGACTTTAACATAGGCAAAAACAACAAATTAGTTAACATTATGCACATCGAAGATGATGGCAGCATTAACCAAGCAGGTGGCAAGTATGCTGGCCTTAATTATGGCCAAGCTAACAAAGTTATTATTGATGATTTACAAGCACAAGGCTTATTATTAAAACATTCAGTACTTAACCACTCGTACCCACACGATTGAAGAACTCACAAACCAATTTTGTATCGTGCGACACCACAATGATTTGTTTCAATTGAAAAGATTCGCGACAATATTTTAGAACAACTTGAACAAGTCAACACTTACACCGAGTGAGCTAAAAAACGTTTACACAATATGATTGCTGATCGTCACGATTGAACTATTTCACGCCAAAGAACTTGAGGTGTGCCAATTATTATCTTCTACGACGAACACAAAAATCCTGTTTTTGTGGAGGAAATTTTTGACTATGTGATTGCTTTAATTACCAAATCAGGTGCTAACATTTGGTGAGAAAAAACTACTGACGAGTTATTGCCAGAAGAATATCGCGGCAGAAATTGAACCCGTGAAATGGACATTATGGATGTGTGATTTGATTCAGGTTCGACTTCTTTTGCCGTTGAAATTGATCCACGTGCGCAAGCGCCATACGATTTATATCTAGAAGGTAGCGACCAATATCGTGGTTGATTTAACTCATCGTTAATTAACTCAGTTGCCTACGCGGGTGTAACCCCTTACAAAAACTTGTTAAGTCACGGCTTTGTTCTTGATGAAAAAAGCGAAAAGATGTCAAAATCTAAAGGTAATACCATTGATCCGCTTGACATTATTAAAAAAGATGGTGCCGACATTTTAAGACTTTGAGTTGCCAATAGTGAATATACTAATGATGTCACTTTAAGTGTTAACATTTTGAACCAAAATAAAGAAATTTATCGTAAGATTCGGAACACAATTAAGTTCTTATTAGGAAATTTACATCAGTTTACTTATGATTCAAAATTAGTGAGAGTTGGTGTACATGCCTATGTTAAAGCACAATTCGAAGCTTTTAAACAAGATGTACTTAAAGCTTACGATGAATATCGTTTCATCAATGTCATCAAGTTAATTAATAATTATGTAATCGAATTATCAAGTTTTTATCTTAATGTAGCTAAAGACATTTTGTATGTGGAAGAAGTTAATTCACCAGCAAGATTAATGGTGCAAACTAACTTATACGAAATTACTGACTTCTTAATCAAGGCAATTGCGCCGATTTTACCGACTACTGCTGAAGATGCTTACAGAAATTTTAACAAAGCAAATAAACTTGAATCAGTGCATCTGAAAAAATTCGCTCCAGTTAGTTCTTATGACGTGAAACTTCTTGAACAATGAAAAGAATTCTTTGACTTGCGTGACCAAGTTAATTTATTACTTGAACAGTCAATTCAAGGCGGCTTAATCAAAAGAACTAACGAAGCTAAATTGGTGGTTAACACCAAGAGTGAATTTATTAAATCATTAAACTTAAAACAATTATTGATGGTTGGACTTGTAGAATTTGGTTCAAAAACAAGTATCGAAAAATTTGATTCTCTCAAATGTGCTCGTTGTTGAAATCACTTCACACCGTCACAAATTAAAGATGAATTATGTCCATTATGTCACCAAATTTTATTCAAAGAGGCTAAATAA
- a CDS encoding CTP synthase, producing the protein MKTKFIITTGGVLSGLGKGVACASIGNLLKTQGFSVFALKLDPYLNIDPGVMSPNEHGEVFVTADGGETDLDLGHYERFIDVKLNKDSNYTSGKIFTRIFEKERRGEYGGKTVQIVPHVTDEIIKIVTDLAESKQPDFMLIEIGGTVGDIESNPYIYAMSKFAAQHPANVLFTHLAFVPYLSASKEYKSKPSQVSIATLRSYGINPNLLLLRSQGEIDHNIIRKVAESSFLNPKQVISVPDKSTIYEVPLYLLKQGVLEIIFEHFHIQKEIELTKHQNWSRFIEKYLLPKQHQIKLLLVGKYMGLDDAYLSIIESIKIAQAHNDVKIDFDLVSADTINAQNADEILTKYDGVLILPGFGKRGFESKIFVSNYTRTHNIPTLGICLGFQAMVVNQARLQGISNATSKEFASASATETYVLTPFYENGDKQQIGGTLRLGEDQVIAKPGTLAAKIYGDQVFFQRHRHRYEVAPQFRESLQDENFVFSGSKPASKNVAEICELKNHPFYLGVQYHPEFTTRVLTSNPLFDSFIQAVIVHKTK; encoded by the coding sequence ATGAAAACTAAATTTATTATTACTACAGGTGGTGTCTTGTCTGGCTTAGGTAAGGGTGTGGCTTGTGCATCGATAGGGAATTTATTAAAGACCCAAGGTTTTAGTGTTTTTGCTCTCAAACTTGATCCATATTTAAATATTGATCCTGGTGTAATGAGTCCGAATGAACACGGTGAAGTATTCGTCACCGCTGACGGTGGGGAGACTGACTTAGACTTAGGACACTATGAAAGATTCATTGATGTTAAGTTAAATAAAGATAGTAATTACACCAGCGGAAAAATTTTTACTAGAATTTTTGAAAAAGAACGTCGCGGCGAATATGGTGGCAAAACCGTCCAAATTGTGCCACACGTTACAGACGAAATTATTAAAATTGTTACCGACTTAGCTGAAAGTAAACAACCTGATTTTATGCTTATTGAAATTGGTGGTACGGTTGGCGACATTGAGTCAAACCCTTACATTTATGCAATGAGTAAATTTGCTGCCCAACACCCAGCAAATGTCCTTTTCACCCACTTAGCATTTGTGCCTTACTTATCTGCTTCTAAAGAATACAAATCAAAACCATCACAAGTTTCAATTGCTACTTTGCGTTCGTATGGAATTAATCCTAACTTGTTGTTATTAAGATCGCAAGGTGAAATTGACCACAATATTATTCGTAAGGTAGCGGAAAGCTCTTTCCTTAATCCTAAACAAGTGATCAGTGTACCTGATAAATCAACTATTTACGAAGTACCTTTGTACTTGTTAAAACAAGGTGTACTTGAAATTATTTTTGAACATTTTCATATTCAGAAAGAAATCGAACTGACTAAACATCAAAATTGGTCACGTTTCATTGAAAAATATTTATTGCCAAAACAACACCAAATTAAACTATTGCTAGTTGGTAAATATATGGGGCTTGATGATGCTTACTTATCAATTATTGAAAGTATTAAAATTGCCCAAGCTCACAATGATGTCAAAATTGATTTCGATTTAGTAAGTGCCGACACAATTAATGCGCAAAATGCCGACGAAATTTTAACTAAGTATGATGGCGTGCTCATCTTACCTGGTTTTGGTAAACGAGGTTTCGAAAGCAAAATTTTTGTAAGTAACTACACTCGCACGCACAATATTCCAACTTTAGGAATTTGTCTTGGCTTTCAAGCTATGGTGGTAAACCAAGCAAGATTGCAAGGTATTTCTAATGCCACCTCAAAAGAATTTGCAAGTGCCAGTGCAACTGAAACTTATGTTCTAACACCTTTTTATGAAAACGGAGATAAACAACAAATCGGTGGCACTTTGCGTTTAGGCGAAGATCAAGTGATTGCCAAACCAGGGACTTTAGCTGCTAAGATTTATGGTGACCAAGTCTTTTTCCAACGTCATCGTCATCGTTATGAAGTGGCTCCACAATTTCGTGAATCACTTCAAGATGAAAACTTTGTGTTCTCAGGGTCAAAACCAGCATCTAAAAATGTCGCTGAAATCTGTGAATTGAAAAATCATCCTTTTTACCTTGGCGTGCAGTATCACCCTGAATTCACCACTAGAGTCTTAACTTCAAACCCTCTTTTTGATAGTTTTATTCAAGCTGTCATTGTTCACAAAACTAAATAG